A region from the Brassica napus cultivar Da-Ae chromosome C8, Da-Ae, whole genome shotgun sequence genome encodes:
- the LOC106345672 gene encoding transcription factor MYB61-like has protein sequence MGRHSCCYKQKLRKGLWSPEEDEKLLNHITHHGHGCWSSVPKLAGLQRCGKSCRLRWINYLRPDLKRGAFSPEEENLIVELHSVLGNRWSQIASRLPGRTDNEIKNLWNSSIKKKLKQRGIDPNTHKPITEADNNKPTRGSNNDHKSPSSSAATNQDFFLERPSDFSDYFGFQKLNFNSNLTPESSLCSMVPGQFSLGNMVGSVFQTPVCVKPSISLPPDNSSSTVSRGDHTASNWEFQTNNTSNFFENSGFSWSIPSSSVTKPNPNFEEVKWSEYLNTPFFNGSTVQSQSSQQIYIKSEGEYLAKVSNITDPWSQSQNENLSTPEASDVFSKDLQRMAVSFGQSL, from the exons ATGGGGAGACATTCTTGCTGTTACAAACAAAAGCTGAGAAAAGGGCTTTGGTCTCCTGAAGAAGACGAGAAGCTTCTCAATCACATCACCCATCATGGCCATGGCTGCTGGAGCTCTGTCCCCAAACTCGCTG GTTTGCAGAGATGTGGAAAGAGTTGTAGATTGAGATGGATCAATTACTTGAGACCTGATTTAAAGAGAGGAGCTTTCTCTCCAGAGGAAGAGAATCTCATCGTCGAGCTTCACTCTGTTCTCGGAAACAG atggTCACAGATTGCGTCTAGACTTCCGGGAAGAACCGACAACGAGATCAAGAATCTATGGAACTCTAGCATAAAGAAGAAACTGAAGCAAAGAGGCATTGACCCGAACACACACAAACCCATCACCGAAGCTGACAACAACAAACCAACAAGAGGCAGCAACAACGACCACAAGTCTCCTAGCTCCTCTGCTGCAACTAACCAAGACTTCTTCCTGGAAAGGCCATCTGATTTCTCAGACTACTTCGGTTTTCAGAAGCTTAACTTCAACTCCAACCTTACACCTGAGTCTTCACTCTGCTCCATGGTTCCGGGGCAGTTTAGCCTCGGAAACATGGTTGGTTCTGTCTTTCAGACACCCGTTTGCGTAAAGCCTTCGATTAGTCTTCCTCCGGATAACAGTTCGAGTACTGTCTCCAGAGGAGACCATACAGCATCTAACTGGGAGTTTCAGACAAACAACACTTCGAACTTCTTCGAAAATAGCGGTTTCTCATGGTCAATCCCTTCTTCTTCAGTAACCAAACCTAATCCTAACTTTGAAGAAGTGAAATGGTCAGAGTATTTGAACACACCGTTCTTCAACGGAAGCACGGTACAGAGTCAAAGCTCTCAGCAGATCTACATCAAATCAGAGGGAGAGTACTTAGCCAAGGTTTCGAACATTACAGATCCTTGGAGCCAAAGCCAGAACGAGAATTTAAGCACACCCGAAGCTAGTGACGTGTTCTCCAAGGATCTTCAGAGAATGGCCGTCTCTTTTGGTCAGTCCCTTTAG